In Bifidobacterium scardovii JCM 12489 = DSM 13734, the genomic stretch ATGGCTGTCACGCAGCTGGACCCTACCGCGCAAGCGGCCCGCATCTGGGCCGATGCGCTGGCTTTGCTCAAACATGATTCGAAGCTCACCGCTCGTGACAAGGGTTGGCTCGAAGGCGTGGTCCCCGAAGCGGTGTTCGGCACAACGATCGTGCTATGCGTCGAGAATCTGGCGACGCAGCAATCACTGCAGAATGAACTGAACGGACCGCTGCTCAATGCTTTGAACATCGCGTCGGGCACCCACATGTTTCCCGCGTTCAAGATCGAACCGAGGCAGACGGCGCCTCCCCCGGCGGAAGCGCCGTCCGTGCGGCCGTTCCACACCGCCGACGCGGACACGCGAACCGCTCCCCCGGGCGATACCCTGAGCCGAAGCGCCTCATTCCGCCAGCCCCCGGCGGATGCCGCCGTGCCGGATATCAAGCCGGTGCCGCCGGCATCGCAGCCCGACCTGTCCGACGTCGCATTCGCCGGCAGCAGGACGCAGGTGTCGCGCGACCCCGAAACCCATCTCAACAAGAACGCGACGTTCGACACCTTCGTGCCCGGCGACTCCAATCGTTTCGCCCGCACCGTCGCCCTCGCCGTGGCCGAAGGATCGGGGCGCGACTTCAATCCGTTGTGTATCTATGGCGGATCGGGCCTGGGCAAAACCCATCTGCTCAACGCCATCGGCAACTATGCGCTGGTCAAAGACCCGACGCTCAAGGTCCGCTATGTCACGTCCGAGGAATTCACCAACGAATTCATCGAGGCGCTGCAGACGCCGAGCCAGAGCCAGGGGCAGATCGCCGAATTCAACCGCCGGTACCGCGAGGTCGATGTGCTGCTCATCGACGACATCCAGTTCCTCGGCGGCAAGGAAGCGACCCTCGAGCAGTTCTTCCATACCTTCAACGCGCTACATCAGGCCAACAAGCGCATCGTGATCGCATCCGACGTGCCGCCGAAGAACCTCAAGGGATTCGAGGCACGTCTTATTTCCCGATTCGAATCCGGCCTGCCGGTCGACGTCAAGCCGCCGGATCTGGAGACCCGCATCGCGATCCTGCGCATGATGGCTTCGATGAACCACACGCCCATCCCCAATGACGCGCTGGATCTCATCGCCGAGCGGTTCACCGAGAACATCCGCGAACTGGAGGGGGCGCTGACGCGCGTGACGGCGGTGGCTTCGCTGAGCAACCAGCCTGTGACCCGCGCTCTGGCCGAGCAGACGCTGCAGGATTTCTTCACCGCGGACGTGGAGATCAAGCCGACCGATATCATCGGCCAGGTGGCCAAGTACTTCCATCTGACCTTCGACGACCTGGTCGGCCGCGGGCGTACCAAGAACGTCTCGATCGCGCGTCAGATCGCCATGTACTTGTCCCGGGAAAACACCGGCATGAGTCTGGTCGACATCGGCGAGGTGTTCGGCGGACGCGACCACACGACGGTGATGCACGCGGTTGAGCAGATCAACCAGAAAATGCAGCAGAAGGAAGAGATCTACAAGTACGTGATGGAGCTGACGCTTCGGCTGAAGCAGCACACCTCCGACCAGTGAGTCTTTCGAACCGCCGCCCTGCGGCGCGCGACCGCACTCCCCGTCCAGCAGAAGGGCGCTGACAGACCGTTTTCGGGCATTTTTGCAGCACGGTGCAGAAATGCCC encodes the following:
- the dnaA gene encoding chromosomal replication initiator protein DnaA, which gives rise to MAVTQLDPTAQAARIWADALALLKHDSKLTARDKGWLEGVVPEAVFGTTIVLCVENLATQQSLQNELNGPLLNALNIASGTHMFPAFKIEPRQTAPPPAEAPSVRPFHTADADTRTAPPGDTLSRSASFRQPPADAAVPDIKPVPPASQPDLSDVAFAGSRTQVSRDPETHLNKNATFDTFVPGDSNRFARTVALAVAEGSGRDFNPLCIYGGSGLGKTHLLNAIGNYALVKDPTLKVRYVTSEEFTNEFIEALQTPSQSQGQIAEFNRRYREVDVLLIDDIQFLGGKEATLEQFFHTFNALHQANKRIVIASDVPPKNLKGFEARLISRFESGLPVDVKPPDLETRIAILRMMASMNHTPIPNDALDLIAERFTENIRELEGALTRVTAVASLSNQPVTRALAEQTLQDFFTADVEIKPTDIIGQVAKYFHLTFDDLVGRGRTKNVSIARQIAMYLSRENTGMSLVDIGEVFGGRDHTTVMHAVEQINQKMQQKEEIYKYVMELTLRLKQHTSDQ